In the Solibacillus sp. FSL K6-1523 genome, one interval contains:
- the thiM gene encoding hydroxyethylthiazole kinase, with amino-acid sequence MTMHKIHLKKPLVHCITNYVVANFTANGLLAIGASPVMADDKDEVAEMVAMADTLLINIGTINTWTFEAMLIAGKKANELNIPIVLDPVGGGATVFRKKIVQQLLEQIRFDAIRCNVGELAAIAGVQWESKGVDSGEGTMDTVAVAMQVAKKWNTTVIATGETDVVTDGHVVEQINGGDARITQITGSGCLLSAICSAALSVEGDQITNLQQVLQQYKQIAAEASSEAQYMGSIQVNVLNGLEKSALREQL; translated from the coding sequence ATGACTATGCATAAAATTCACCTGAAAAAACCGCTCGTTCACTGTATAACGAATTATGTGGTCGCCAATTTTACAGCGAATGGCTTGTTGGCAATTGGCGCTTCACCTGTCATGGCAGATGATAAGGATGAAGTGGCGGAAATGGTCGCAATGGCAGATACCCTGTTAATTAATATCGGGACTATCAATACATGGACGTTTGAAGCGATGTTGATTGCTGGGAAAAAGGCGAATGAGTTAAATATTCCGATTGTACTTGATCCAGTAGGGGGTGGAGCTACAGTATTCCGAAAAAAGATTGTTCAGCAATTGCTTGAGCAAATCCGTTTTGATGCAATCCGCTGTAATGTAGGTGAACTGGCAGCAATCGCGGGGGTTCAGTGGGAGTCAAAAGGTGTCGACAGTGGAGAAGGGACCATGGATACGGTTGCAGTTGCGATGCAAGTAGCAAAAAAGTGGAATACAACTGTTATTGCCACAGGAGAAACGGATGTTGTGACGGATGGTCATGTAGTAGAGCAAATTAATGGCGGCGATGCACGAATCACGCAAATTACAGGGTCTGGTTGTTTACTAAGTGCTATTTGTAGTGCGGCATTAAGTGTTGAAGGGGATCAAATAACAAATTTACAGCAAGTTTTACAGCAATATAAACAAATAGCGGCAGAGGCCAGTAGTGAAGCGCAGTATATGGGTTCGATACAAGTGAATGTTTTAAATGGCCTTGAAAAATCCGCATTGAGGGAGCAACTATGA
- the thiD gene encoding bifunctional hydroxymethylpyrimidine kinase/phosphomethylpyrimidine kinase, with protein sequence MNIVMTIAGSDSSGGAGIQADLKTFQELGVYGTTVITALTAQNTLGVSSIFPATPDFIQAQMEAVFADLSVTALKTGMLFSADIIDSVAEVLQQMDVQLVVDPVMIAKGGASLLQQEAVEALKTKLIPLATVLTPNIPEAEVLTGRMISTPADIQGAAEEILQLGVQCVVMKGGHLEGEDAVDTVFLQDDSTFSLSSERIQTRHTHGTGCTFSAAVTAFLGKGYAVRDAIIEAKRFIQAAIENSLNIGNGNGPTNHFAYKQVSAKSEVQLVETT encoded by the coding sequence ATGAATATTGTGATGACGATTGCAGGTTCCGATAGTAGTGGCGGAGCAGGTATACAAGCGGATTTGAAAACGTTTCAAGAGCTCGGTGTATACGGAACGACGGTTATTACGGCTTTAACTGCTCAAAACACATTAGGTGTGTCGAGTATTTTTCCAGCGACGCCTGATTTTATCCAAGCTCAAATGGAGGCTGTATTTGCAGATTTATCTGTAACTGCGCTAAAAACGGGGATGTTATTTTCCGCAGATATTATTGATTCGGTTGCAGAAGTTTTACAGCAAATGGACGTACAGCTCGTCGTTGATCCAGTGATGATTGCAAAGGGCGGTGCGAGTTTATTACAGCAGGAAGCGGTAGAAGCACTTAAGACGAAACTAATTCCGTTAGCAACTGTGTTGACACCTAATATTCCAGAGGCAGAAGTCCTTACAGGTAGGATGATTTCGACGCCAGCGGATATACAAGGGGCAGCCGAGGAAATTTTACAGCTCGGTGTGCAATGCGTAGTGATGAAAGGTGGTCATTTAGAAGGTGAGGATGCAGTAGATACGGTATTTCTCCAAGATGACTCAACCTTTTCATTGAGCAGTGAGCGAATTCAAACACGGCATACACATGGTACTGGTTGTACGTTTTCTGCGGCAGTAACTGCTTTTTTAGGGAAAGGCTATGCTGTGCGGGATGCAATTATAGAGGCGAAACGATTTATTCAGGCTGCCATTGAAAATTCATTAAATATAGGTAATGGAAACGGACCGACCAATCATTTTGCCTATAAGCAAGTATCAGCGAAAAGTGAGGTACAGCTTGTTGAAACGACATGA